A genome region from Paralichthys olivaceus isolate ysfri-2021 chromosome 6, ASM2471397v2, whole genome shotgun sequence includes the following:
- the spo11 gene encoding meiotic recombination protein SPO11 isoform X2, with product MMASWAAEGFGEIDRLRAELLNGVEVVTDRQREEEEEDISHREILTRIENIILGIVTSLSKDEAPLLALPNRSSWANVRTNSQDSLCHLQTCAEQLVRYKKTTVDSIVDDISCMLKVPRRSLHVLATSKGLISGDLRYMEEDGTRIDCHSSSASVAVSSNIAGIRNIVSSAKFVLIVEKDATFQRLLDDDFCTKLCPCIIITGKGVPDVNSRLMVRKLWDALHIPTFALVDADPHGIEIMCIYKYGSVAMSFEAHSLTVPSVMWLGLLPSDLQRLQVPEDALIPLTKRDESKLGSLLKRPYLSSQPDWQREMELMQQTKVKAEIQSLATIAPDFLTSIYLPNKLHYGGWI from the exons atgatggCTTCCTGGGCGGCGGAAGGTTTCGGTGAAATCGACAGACTCCGAGCTGAGCTGCTGAACGGTGTTGAAGTCGTGACGGACAGACAgcgcgaggaggaggaggaggacatcagCCA CAGGGAAATTTTGACCCGtattgaaaacatcatcctAGGAATAGTGACCAGTCTGTCCAAAGATGAGGCTCCTCTCCTGGCACTGCCCAACAGATCCAGCTGGGCCAACGTCAG gaCAAATTCTCAAGATTCTCTCTGTCATCTACAAACTTGTGCAGAGCAACTCGTACGCTACAAAAAG ACAACTGTCGACAGTATTGTTGATGATATCTCCTGCATGCTAAAGGTTCCTCGCAGATCTCTTCATGTG TTGGCCACGTCCAAGGGATTAATCTCAGGTGATCTGCGTTACATGGAGGAGGACGGCACAAGGATTGACTGCCACTCAAGCTCTGCT tctGTTGCAGTTTCATCAAACATTGCTGGGATTAGAA ATATTGTATCATCTGCAAAATTTGTCCTGATAGTTGAGAAGGATGCAACTTTCCAGAGACTCCTGGATGATGACTTCTGCACAAAGCTCTGTCCCTGCATCATAATCACA GGTAAAGGTGTGCCAGATGTGAACAGCAGGTTGATGGTGAGGAAGCTTTGGGACGCACTACACATCCCCACCTTTGCCTTGGTGGATGCTGACCCTCACG GCATTGAAATCATGTGTATCTACAAGTACGGATCAGTG GCCATGTCGTTTGAGGCCCACAGTCTGACCGTCCCCAGCGTTATGTGGCTAGGCCTCCTCCCCTCTGACCTCCAGAG GTTGCAGGTTCCTGAGGATGCCCTGATCCCACTCACCAAGAGAGATGAAAGCAAACTCGGTAGTCTTCTTAAAAGGCCGTACTTGAGCAGCCAACCAGACTGGCAAAGAGAG ATGGAACTGATGCAACAGACTAAGGTCAAGGCTGAAATACAGTCCCTGGCAACCATAGCTCCTGATTTCCTCACCAGCATCTACCTGCCCAACAAGCTGCATTACGGAGGCTGGATATGA
- the spo11 gene encoding meiotic recombination protein SPO11 isoform X1 encodes MMASWAAEGFGEIDRLRAELLNGVEVVTDRQREEEEEDISHREILTRIENIILGIVTSLSKDEAPLLALPNRSSWANVSFHSAVGLQMSSGSSISTIRSDCPSSVTKFGQILKILSVIYKLVQSNSYATKRDIYYNNTQLFVSQTTVDSIVDDISCMLKVPRRSLHVLATSKGLISGDLRYMEEDGTRIDCHSSSASVAVSSNIAGIRNIVSSAKFVLIVEKDATFQRLLDDDFCTKLCPCIIITGKGVPDVNSRLMVRKLWDALHIPTFALVDADPHGIEIMCIYKYGSVAMSFEAHSLTVPSVMWLGLLPSDLQRLQVPEDALIPLTKRDESKLGSLLKRPYLSSQPDWQREMELMQQTKVKAEIQSLATIAPDFLTSIYLPNKLHYGGWI; translated from the exons atgatggCTTCCTGGGCGGCGGAAGGTTTCGGTGAAATCGACAGACTCCGAGCTGAGCTGCTGAACGGTGTTGAAGTCGTGACGGACAGACAgcgcgaggaggaggaggaggacatcagCCA CAGGGAAATTTTGACCCGtattgaaaacatcatcctAGGAATAGTGACCAGTCTGTCCAAAGATGAGGCTCCTCTCCTGGCACTGCCCAACAGATCCAGCTGGGCCAACGTCAG TTTTCACAGTGCCGTCGGGCTTCAAATGAGTTCAGGAAGTTCCATCAGCACCATTAGGAGCGACTGTCCTTCGTCTGTCACTAAATTTG gaCAAATTCTCAAGATTCTCTCTGTCATCTACAAACTTGTGCAGAGCAACTCGTACGCTACAAAAAG AGACATCTATTACAACAATACACAGCTGTTTGTTTCACAGACAACTGTCGACAGTATTGTTGATGATATCTCCTGCATGCTAAAGGTTCCTCGCAGATCTCTTCATGTG TTGGCCACGTCCAAGGGATTAATCTCAGGTGATCTGCGTTACATGGAGGAGGACGGCACAAGGATTGACTGCCACTCAAGCTCTGCT tctGTTGCAGTTTCATCAAACATTGCTGGGATTAGAA ATATTGTATCATCTGCAAAATTTGTCCTGATAGTTGAGAAGGATGCAACTTTCCAGAGACTCCTGGATGATGACTTCTGCACAAAGCTCTGTCCCTGCATCATAATCACA GGTAAAGGTGTGCCAGATGTGAACAGCAGGTTGATGGTGAGGAAGCTTTGGGACGCACTACACATCCCCACCTTTGCCTTGGTGGATGCTGACCCTCACG GCATTGAAATCATGTGTATCTACAAGTACGGATCAGTG GCCATGTCGTTTGAGGCCCACAGTCTGACCGTCCCCAGCGTTATGTGGCTAGGCCTCCTCCCCTCTGACCTCCAGAG GTTGCAGGTTCCTGAGGATGCCCTGATCCCACTCACCAAGAGAGATGAAAGCAAACTCGGTAGTCTTCTTAAAAGGCCGTACTTGAGCAGCCAACCAGACTGGCAAAGAGAG ATGGAACTGATGCAACAGACTAAGGTCAAGGCTGAAATACAGTCCCTGGCAACCATAGCTCCTGATTTCCTCACCAGCATCTACCTGCCCAACAAGCTGCATTACGGAGGCTGGATATGA
- the LOC109635084 gene encoding 5-aminolevulinate synthase, non-specific, mitochondrial-like isoform X2: MDAVIRRCPFLTTVPSVFLQLAGKSSLVNYAQKCPVMMDLASRALSSMASVSKHTSTNDAQKHEALPPGHTTPPAGQAVGSKCPFLAAEMVQKHNRVVREASMELQEDVQQMQSFCTGKKNMDLSVVDLIEADKSNMEAPKTLFKPVSHLLKDNLPEAVTYQYDRFFEEKIESKKTDHTYRVFKTVNRRASSFPMADDYSESFHAKRDVSVWCSNDYLGMSRHPTVTQTIVKTVQKHGAGAGGTRNISGTSKFHVELEQELADLHNKDAALLFTSCFVANDSTLFTLAKMLPGCEIYSDAGNHASMIQGIRNSGVKKFVFRHNDVSHLQEMLEKSDASTPKIVAFETVHSMDGAVCPLKEMCDIAHKYGALTFVDEVHAVGLYGPRGGGIGDRDRVMHKMDIISGTLGKAYGCVGGYIASTSALVDAVRSYAAGFIFTTSLPPMLLAGAKESIKILKSEEGQVLRRKHQRSVKLLRQMLMDSGLPVVHCPSHIIPVRVADAEKNTEICDIMMSRYNIYVQAINYPTVAKGEELLRIAPTPHHTPQMMYHFVDQLTKTWTEVGLELRPHSSAECNFCQQPLHFELMSEREKSYFTGLSHMISAVA, from the exons ATGGACGCAGTGATCCGCCGGTGCCCTTTCCTCACCACTGTTCCCAGTGTCTTCCTGCAGCTGGCTGGGAAGTCATCGCTGGTGAACTATGCACAAAAGTGCCCCGTGATGATGGACCTGGCCTCCAGAGCTCTGTCCTCTATGGCCTCTGTGTCCAAACACACTTCAACAAATGACG CTCAAAAGCATGAAGCATTGCCTCCAGGACACACTACGCCACCTGCTGGCCAGGCTGTAGGCTCTAAATGCCCTTTCTTGGCTGCAGAGATggtgcagaaacacaacaggGTAGTTAGGGAGGCCAGcatggagctgcaggaggacgtCCAGCAGATGCAATCTTTCTGCACAG GGAAAAAGAACATGGATTTATCAGTTGTGGATCTCATCGAGGCAGACAAGTCAAACATGGAGGCACCAAAAACTCTTTTTAAACCAGTGTCTCACCTGTTAAAGGATAATCTGCCTGAAG CTGTCACATACCAGTATGACAGGTTTTTTGAAGAGAAGATTGAAAGCAAGAAGACGGATCACACGTACAGGGTTTTTAAGACTGTGAACAGACGCGCCTCTTCATTCCCGATGGCAGACGACTACTCGGAGTCTTTTCATGCAAAGAGAGACGTGTCTGTGTGGTGCAGCAACGACTACCTCGGCATGAGCCGTCACCCCACAGTCACCCAGACTATAGT CAAGACAGTTCAAAAGCATGGTGCTGGTGCAGGAGGCACACGAAACATTTCAGGGACAAGTAAATTTCATGTGGAGCTTGAACAGGAGCTGGCTGACCTGCACAACAAGGACGCTGCACTGCTCTTCACCTCCTGCTTTGTAGCCAATGACTCCACGTTGTTTACTCTGGCAAAAATGCTACCAG GTTGTGAAATCTACTCTGACGCAGGCAACCATGCCTCGATGATTCAGGGTATAAGAAACAGTGGGGTCAAGAAGTTTGTCTTCCGTCACAATGACGTCAGCCACTTACAGGAGATGCTCGAGAAATCTGATGCCTCAACTCCAAAGATTGTTGCCTTTGAGACGGTGCACTCAATGGACG GGGCTGTGTGCCCACTTAAAGAAATGTGTGACATTGCCCACAAGTATGGTGCTCTGACCTTCGTGGATGAAGTTCACGCTGTGGGCTTGTATGGGCCCAGAGGAGGAGGCATcggggacagagacagagtcaTGCACAAGATGGACATCATCTCTGGTACCCTCG GCAAAGCATACGGCTGTGTGGGTGGTTACATTGCCAGCACCAGTGCTCTGGTGGACGCAGTACGCTCCTACGCTGCAGGCTTCATCTTCACCACTTCTCTGCCTCCCATGCTGCTCGCAGGGGCGAAGGAATCCATCAAGATCCTGAAAAGTGAAGAAGGCCAGGTGCTCAGGAGGAAACACCAGAGGAGCGTCAAGCTTCTCCGACAGATGCTGATGGACTCAGGCCTTCCGGTTGTCCACTGTCCAAGCCACATCATCCCTGTCCGG GTTGCAGATGCAGAGAAGAACACTGAGATCTGTGACATCATGATGTCTCGCTACAACATCTACGTCCAGGCAATCAACTACCCCACCGTGGCTaaaggagaggagctgctgcgcATCGcccccacaccacaccacaccccACAGATGATGTACCACTTTGTTG ACCAGCTGACGAAGACGTGGACCGAGGTGGGTTTGGAGCTGAGGCCGCACTCGTCAGCAGAGTGTAACTTCTGCCAGCAGCCTCTTCACTTCGAGCTGATGAGCGAGAGGGAGAAGTCCTACTTCACAGGCCTCAGTCACATGATATCAGCTGTGGCCTGA
- the LOC109635084 gene encoding 5-aminolevulinate synthase, non-specific, mitochondrial-like isoform X1, with the protein MFRKTFMICYIKVDWDVFRSRVSHMDAVIRRCPFLTTVPSVFLQLAGKSSLVNYAQKCPVMMDLASRALSSMASVSKHTSTNDAQKHEALPPGHTTPPAGQAVGSKCPFLAAEMVQKHNRVVREASMELQEDVQQMQSFCTGKKNMDLSVVDLIEADKSNMEAPKTLFKPVSHLLKDNLPEAVTYQYDRFFEEKIESKKTDHTYRVFKTVNRRASSFPMADDYSESFHAKRDVSVWCSNDYLGMSRHPTVTQTIVKTVQKHGAGAGGTRNISGTSKFHVELEQELADLHNKDAALLFTSCFVANDSTLFTLAKMLPGCEIYSDAGNHASMIQGIRNSGVKKFVFRHNDVSHLQEMLEKSDASTPKIVAFETVHSMDGAVCPLKEMCDIAHKYGALTFVDEVHAVGLYGPRGGGIGDRDRVMHKMDIISGTLGKAYGCVGGYIASTSALVDAVRSYAAGFIFTTSLPPMLLAGAKESIKILKSEEGQVLRRKHQRSVKLLRQMLMDSGLPVVHCPSHIIPVRVADAEKNTEICDIMMSRYNIYVQAINYPTVAKGEELLRIAPTPHHTPQMMYHFVDQLTKTWTEVGLELRPHSSAECNFCQQPLHFELMSEREKSYFTGLSHMISAVA; encoded by the exons ATGTTTCGCAAGACCTTCATGATCTGTTACATCAAGGTGGACTGGGATGTGTTCAG GTCGAGAGTGTCTCACATGGACGCAGTGATCCGCCGGTGCCCTTTCCTCACCACTGTTCCCAGTGTCTTCCTGCAGCTGGCTGGGAAGTCATCGCTGGTGAACTATGCACAAAAGTGCCCCGTGATGATGGACCTGGCCTCCAGAGCTCTGTCCTCTATGGCCTCTGTGTCCAAACACACTTCAACAAATGACG CTCAAAAGCATGAAGCATTGCCTCCAGGACACACTACGCCACCTGCTGGCCAGGCTGTAGGCTCTAAATGCCCTTTCTTGGCTGCAGAGATggtgcagaaacacaacaggGTAGTTAGGGAGGCCAGcatggagctgcaggaggacgtCCAGCAGATGCAATCTTTCTGCACAG GGAAAAAGAACATGGATTTATCAGTTGTGGATCTCATCGAGGCAGACAAGTCAAACATGGAGGCACCAAAAACTCTTTTTAAACCAGTGTCTCACCTGTTAAAGGATAATCTGCCTGAAG CTGTCACATACCAGTATGACAGGTTTTTTGAAGAGAAGATTGAAAGCAAGAAGACGGATCACACGTACAGGGTTTTTAAGACTGTGAACAGACGCGCCTCTTCATTCCCGATGGCAGACGACTACTCGGAGTCTTTTCATGCAAAGAGAGACGTGTCTGTGTGGTGCAGCAACGACTACCTCGGCATGAGCCGTCACCCCACAGTCACCCAGACTATAGT CAAGACAGTTCAAAAGCATGGTGCTGGTGCAGGAGGCACACGAAACATTTCAGGGACAAGTAAATTTCATGTGGAGCTTGAACAGGAGCTGGCTGACCTGCACAACAAGGACGCTGCACTGCTCTTCACCTCCTGCTTTGTAGCCAATGACTCCACGTTGTTTACTCTGGCAAAAATGCTACCAG GTTGTGAAATCTACTCTGACGCAGGCAACCATGCCTCGATGATTCAGGGTATAAGAAACAGTGGGGTCAAGAAGTTTGTCTTCCGTCACAATGACGTCAGCCACTTACAGGAGATGCTCGAGAAATCTGATGCCTCAACTCCAAAGATTGTTGCCTTTGAGACGGTGCACTCAATGGACG GGGCTGTGTGCCCACTTAAAGAAATGTGTGACATTGCCCACAAGTATGGTGCTCTGACCTTCGTGGATGAAGTTCACGCTGTGGGCTTGTATGGGCCCAGAGGAGGAGGCATcggggacagagacagagtcaTGCACAAGATGGACATCATCTCTGGTACCCTCG GCAAAGCATACGGCTGTGTGGGTGGTTACATTGCCAGCACCAGTGCTCTGGTGGACGCAGTACGCTCCTACGCTGCAGGCTTCATCTTCACCACTTCTCTGCCTCCCATGCTGCTCGCAGGGGCGAAGGAATCCATCAAGATCCTGAAAAGTGAAGAAGGCCAGGTGCTCAGGAGGAAACACCAGAGGAGCGTCAAGCTTCTCCGACAGATGCTGATGGACTCAGGCCTTCCGGTTGTCCACTGTCCAAGCCACATCATCCCTGTCCGG GTTGCAGATGCAGAGAAGAACACTGAGATCTGTGACATCATGATGTCTCGCTACAACATCTACGTCCAGGCAATCAACTACCCCACCGTGGCTaaaggagaggagctgctgcgcATCGcccccacaccacaccacaccccACAGATGATGTACCACTTTGTTG ACCAGCTGACGAAGACGTGGACCGAGGTGGGTTTGGAGCTGAGGCCGCACTCGTCAGCAGAGTGTAACTTCTGCCAGCAGCCTCTTCACTTCGAGCTGATGAGCGAGAGGGAGAAGTCCTACTTCACAGGCCTCAGTCACATGATATCAGCTGTGGCCTGA